TTATTATCCCTCATTTCGAACTGGGTCTCACATTTCGATTACTTCGTTTTCCCGTGTTGATTCTTGGGGGGACACTTGGATTATTTGGCATTGTTTTAGCATTATATGTGATCTATTGGCATATGGTCGGTCTCCGCTCTTTTGGTACGCCTTTCATGCAGCCGATTGCTCCTATTGTGTTCAAGGATATGAAAGATGTACTGGTTCGAGCCCCATGGTTCTGGATGAAGGAGAGACCTCAAGCTTATGTAGATGATAACAAAAAGAGGATGCGGTCCAAATGAGGAAGATGTGGCGTCAGGTTTCTATATGGATAGTGTTTACTTCGAGCATCGGATTCTTAACCGGTTGTTGGTCTACGGTAGAAATTAATGAACGTGCATTTGTAACGGGGTTATATATTGATAAATCGAAAATCCCAGGAGAGGTGGAGGTAACAGTTGGCACTCCTCTCTCTAACCGTCTGGTTTCGGGTCAAGTATCTGGAGGAGGGAGTGGAGGGAGTGGAGGAAGTGCAGGCTATCCTTATGCATTTATTACTAAATCAGCCAAGACGATTCCTGACGCATTAGAGGCCATCCAAGTTGATATAACACGGCAGCTTTCCTGGGGGCATTCACGTGTCATAGTAGTCGGACAGGAATATGCGAAAGAGGGGATTACTGATTTAATGAATTGGGTTTCAAGAGAGCCGTTGTTTCATCTGAGCAACTATCTCTTGGTTTCTTCGACTAAAGCTAAGGAGGTTACAAAATTAACGCCTGTATTCGAAGAGTCTCCTTCAGAGGTATTACGACATTTTGCTAATCAGCACACCATGCTGGCAACGCAGATTATGGATGTTCAGATGGCTAATAGATCTCATCAAGATGTTCTCACTCCGTATCTCATCTCGAGTCAAATGGAAATGGTTAGCGAAAAAGGGGAAATCAGTGATTGGGTTGGGGTGAAGGGTGGTGCCATCCTAAGAAATATGAAAATGGTGGGCTCGTTAAATATAGAGGAATCACAAGCGCTAGGATGGGTACTTGGCGATCTAGATCATTTAATCTTCTCTATAAAGGATAAGGGAGCAAGTATAAGTTTATCCAATTTGGAGAGCACAATTATTCCTGAGGTTATATCGGATGAACTTGTATTTCATTTCAAATTGAAAGCAAAAGGAGAAATCGTCGCTATGCATCCAGAGATGCGGAACATTGAAGCCTTGAAGCTGATCAAGCAGGCAGCAAACGTTGAGATTAATGAAAGATTCGAGAGCGGGTTGAGTACAACTAAATTGAAGGGCGCTGATGTGCTTCAGCTCGGTTATCAATTGGAATGGAACCATCCCAAGCTCTGGGACAAATATAAGGATCATTGGAGAGATTATGTTCGTAACGAGCTCCGATATACAATCGATACAGATATCAATATTCAGTATTATGGTACTGAGGCGATAGACCATACTCCGTAAAGGAAAAGAGAGATGCAGTCATGCTATTAATCATCATATTAATTGGAATTTTTTGGTATGAGTGGAGGTGGAGAAAAAGTAAGCAAAAGCGAGAAGTAATGGTATTGTGGAGCATTATGATTCTGTTATCAGTTTGGAATATGATGGCTTACTTTAAGGAAGAATGGCCAAGTCCAATTACAATCATTATGTTCCTTTTTGGTTGGGTGAACAATGTACTCAAATGACTTGGGGGTGAAATGTTGAAGATCACGACGGGGCAACTGTCACGATTTGCTTTTGTATACATAATTTCAGAACCGTTTGCGTTCTTTATAGGCCATCTGTTAAAAATGAGTGCTTACCAAGGCTGGATGTCGCTTATTGGTGGTTATTTGCTTAGTTTGATCTTATTATACTTTACCGTCAAATTGGGTAGTATTGAACCGGGGGTATCCTGGACTGAATTCGGAACCAAAATCATGGGGAAATGGCTTCATTCATGTGTGCTGATTCTTGTTGTTTTATTATGTATCTACCTGATTTCGATTGATATTGAGAATTTTTCTATATTTTTTGGGACTATGTATATGGGGAAAACGCCTATTCAGGTTATCATTATTCTGACGACTATATGTATTGCGCTAACGGCTAGATCAGGGGTAACTACTATTGTTTATATGGCGGAAGGGATATTCCTCCTTATTGTTGGTAGTTCTTTAATTACTGTTCCAAGCATGTTCGGTGGGTCTCATTACGATATGCTGACTACACTCCGGACTCATCATGATCTTAAAAAGGCAGCGGTAGATTCTTTATCTACACTTTCGTGGTTCTCGGAATGGTTTCTACTAATATTTCTTGCTCCGCAAGCTATCTTCGGACGTAAAACGCTTCGAAGTTTAATGATATATGGGTTCTTGGTCATCGTGATGGTCATGACATTTTGGTTACTGTGTCTTTTGAATTTCGGCCCTTACTTAGGAGGGGATTTGCGATATCCAGTGTTAGAGGTGATACGTCTTGCTCGTTATGGTGGTTTTCTAGATAACTTAGATCCATTTCTAATAGCATTTTGGTCTACCACCATGTTTATACGAAGTTCGTTCTTGTTATATGTGGCGTCGATTTGCTTGGCTCGGGTTGCCAAATTGCAAGATTATCGCTCAACAAGCTTCATTCTTGGAATTACTGCGGCTACTTTTGCCATTCAATATTCGTATAAAACAGACGTATATGAGAAGGCGACTTACTCTTATGAGCTGTCTGTTTTTCTCGTACTGGTGGAATGTATTCCTATACTATATGTATTCATTTACCGGATACGATTTGGAAAAATTAAAAAACCAGAAACTTAAATTAGCCTATCCGATAGAAAGGTTTATCCGCTAAATTAGCACATCGTATAAATTTATCCTGTTTCATACACCCATCTTTCGTTTATGCCTTGTTAAGTAGATTATTCTTTTAGAAGATGAAGCTTCGGTATCGAGGATATACGAACAACGGGAGGAACGAGAAGTGGTGAAGAAGAAACTCCGGTGGGGTATCATAGGCTGTGCGAGTATTGCAGAGCAATGTGTCATGCCAGCAA
The nucleotide sequence above comes from Paenibacillus sp. IHBB 10380. Encoded proteins:
- a CDS encoding Ger(x)C family spore germination protein — translated: MRKMWRQVSIWIVFTSSIGFLTGCWSTVEINERAFVTGLYIDKSKIPGEVEVTVGTPLSNRLVSGQVSGGGSGGSGGSAGYPYAFITKSAKTIPDALEAIQVDITRQLSWGHSRVIVVGQEYAKEGITDLMNWVSREPLFHLSNYLLVSSTKAKEVTKLTPVFEESPSEVLRHFANQHTMLATQIMDVQMANRSHQDVLTPYLISSQMEMVSEKGEISDWVGVKGGAILRNMKMVGSLNIEESQALGWVLGDLDHLIFSIKDKGASISLSNLESTIIPEVISDELVFHFKLKAKGEIVAMHPEMRNIEALKLIKQAANVEINERFESGLSTTKLKGADVLQLGYQLEWNHPKLWDKYKDHWRDYVRNELRYTIDTDINIQYYGTEAIDHTP
- a CDS encoding GerAB/ArcD/ProY family transporter; its protein translation is MLKITTGQLSRFAFVYIISEPFAFFIGHLLKMSAYQGWMSLIGGYLLSLILLYFTVKLGSIEPGVSWTEFGTKIMGKWLHSCVLILVVLLCIYLISIDIENFSIFFGTMYMGKTPIQVIIILTTICIALTARSGVTTIVYMAEGIFLLIVGSSLITVPSMFGGSHYDMLTTLRTHHDLKKAAVDSLSTLSWFSEWFLLIFLAPQAIFGRKTLRSLMIYGFLVIVMVMTFWLLCLLNFGPYLGGDLRYPVLEVIRLARYGGFLDNLDPFLIAFWSTTMFIRSSFLLYVASICLARVAKLQDYRSTSFILGITAATFAIQYSYKTDVYEKATYSYELSVFLVLVECIPILYVFIYRIRFGKIKKPET